taaaaaaaagcccgcgcacagcgacgAGGACCCaaagcagctaaaaataaaaaataaataaatttatttgtaaaagatCCGATTTGTAGCTGCAAAGGATGGGCTGCTCTACAACTGAGAAGGGGGACCCTCATATGTAAGTGACCAATTTTCTCCATCTTCTCTGATGTAAGCTTTTTTTTATcatcattttgcagataagacaACTATATTAGATTGCTAGagctgtcataacaaagtaccacgaACAGGGGGGCTTAACAGAAActcattttctcacaattctggaggctagaaatctgaacTCAAGGCATCGGCAgtgctggtttcttctgaggcctctgtccttggcttgtagatagccactgtctctctgtctttttttcgCGGGGCGGGGGGCCCGCGCCGCACAGCTTGcgagatctcagttccctgaccagcgattgaacctgggccacggcagtgaaagcctggaatcctaaccactaggccaccagggagctccccccccctctgtcttcacatggtcctcCCCCGTGTGTAAacgtctgtgtcctaatctcctcttcttataagtacACCaaccatattggattagggtccaccctaatgacctcacttaaccttaaATGCCTCTTTAAAGACGCTATCTCCATATACAATCATATTCTGAGGTATTAAGGGTTATGACTTCAACATGTGAGTTGGGATGGGAGGGGACAGCGATTCAGCTCATAAGAACAATGAAGAGCTTAAGCGAGGTGACCATGTCATAGGGTGGAAAGCCCGATGGAGCAGGAATCCACGAGGCtggatttcagttcctttgctgTCTGGGTGACCTTGGGGCAAGTCCCTTCACGTCTTAGGCCTCAAGTGGCTCATCTGCAAAGTGCGACTAACGATGCCTTTTCTGCGGCTGGGAGGCGGAGTACTTAGTGATATAGAAGGACACGTGGGCACCAGTGCAAGATTGGAGAGGGGCCCTGGAGGGCTCCCACTGGGCTAGTCATTCAGCTTCCAGGTGCCGGGTGGAAGCGAGGTCCCAGGGGTGCCAGGAACAGGGTGGCTGAGAGGCCGCTAAGGAGAGATGGCGTACTAGCTCCTTTTTCGTCACCAGTGAATATGGAAGTAGTTCAATATTTCTAACCAGTAGAATCAGACCGCTGGCGCATATCAAGGGGGCGTGCTGGGCCTGATTGTGGACATTTGAGAGCAGGGGTGGGAAGTGACTTGACATGGCAAGTCTTAGACTAATGTTGCCCTTCAGTGTCCGATGACCCCCCCCCCTAAAGACCCTCCCTCTGGCTCCCCACGCAGGCCAAGCTGATCGTCCCCAACAGCACGGCGGGCTTGATCATCGGCAAGGGGGGCGCGACGGTGAAAGCCGTGATGGAACAGTCGGGCGCTTGGGTGCAGCTGTCCCAGAAGCCGGAGGGCATCAACCTGCAGGAGCGCGTGGTGACGGTTAGCGGCGAGCCCGAGCAGGTGCACAAGGCCGTGAGCGCCATCGTGCAGAAGGTACAGGAAGATCCCCAGAGCAGCAGCTGCCTGAATATCAGCTACGCCAACGTGGCTGGCCCCGTGGCCAACTCCAACCCCACCGGCTCGCCCTACGCCAGCCCCGCTGATGTgctgcccgccgccgccgccgcctcggccGCTGCCGCCTCTGGCCTGCTGGGCCCGGCGGGGTTGGCGGGCGTGGGAGCCTTTCCTGCCGCCCTGCCTGCCTTCTCGGGCACCGACCTGCTGGCCATCAGCACGGCGCTTAACACGCTGGCCAGTTACGGCTACAACACCAACTCCCTCGGCCTGGGCCTCAACTCGGCCGCAGCCTCTGGGGTCCTGGCCGCCGTGGCCGCCGGTGCCaaccccgccgccgccgccgccgccaatCTCCTGGCATCCTACGCCGGTGAAGCAGGGGCCGGGCCAGCCGGCGGGGCCgctccacctccacccccgccACCTGGAGCCCTGGGGTCCTTCGCCTTGGCCGCGGCCGCCAACGGCTACCtcggggccggggcgggcggcggggcgggcGGAGGGGGTGGCCCGCTGGTGGCCGCTGCAGCCGCAGCGGGGGCGGCTGGGGGCTTCCTGACGGCGGAGAAGTTGGCGGCTGAGAGCGCCAAGGAGCTGGTGGAGATTGCGGTGCCTGAGAACCTGGTGGGAGCCATCCTGGGCAAGGGGGGCAAGACGTTGGTGGAGTACCAGGAGCTGACAGGCGCCCGCATCCAGATCTCCAAGAAGGGAGAGTTCCTGCCAGGCACGCGGAACCGGCGGGTCACCATCACGGGCAGCCCCGCGGCCACGCAAGCCGCTCAATACCTCATCAGCCAGCGGGTCACCTACGAGCAGGGAGTGAGGGCCTCAAACCCCCAGAAAGTGGGATGAGGCCTGTGGTGTGTGCGCCCACCCGGCTCCCTgtccctccttttcctcctcctcctcctcctcctcctcctcctcctcccccctcccccgcccccgcccccgccccccaactccTGACCTCAGCTCGGTAGAGTCCTGCTCCTCTTGGGATGGGGCTGGGGTAGGCCTGACTGCACCCCCCCTTTCTGGTAGTCATAGGCAGGATTGAGTGATGGCTGGGGATGGGGCCCAGaagctccctccccagccctgaactgaccccttcttccttccttcctatgcTTGACTGGGCCTGACCCTCCTCTCCCAGGGCCCAGGTCTGTGTGATATCTGTATATATTGcattttgttgattttaatagaaaacaaagcgttattttctctttctttccctcctttttttcccctcctttgatAAGGATTTCCCCCCCACCCTTTATAAGTTTTTGTTTCCatatgggaggaggggagggagcctcTGGGTCACCTAGAAAGAGGGgccaccccaaaacaacaccCCGCCTCTCCTGCTTTCAGCTCCGGATCTGAGGGACCTGATGGGAGCACAGGTAGCAGAGGAGTCTGAGTTGAAGTGGGGCATTTGGAGCAGGGACCCCAGAGTTCCCAGATTTTCTCAGCTACTCTCCCCTCACCGAAGTTGCCCGTCCTAGGTGgcacttttcacttttttttgttgtcaGGTTGTATGGGGGGAGGGGTGCGGTGCTGCTGGGAGCGAGGCCGGCTCTGGGATTGGGCCGGTCCGGTGGGCAAGTCTCTGGCACGAGGCTGGAACAACTTCCTGTGGCATCTCCTATGGTTTTTCGTAGCGTGATGGGCATGAAGGCCCCTGTTGTGCTGTCACGGAGTCAAGTACTTTCTGGGGTGCTTCTGGCACTCCCTATGATGTCACAGGAAGTAGTTCCCTGGAGGTCACTTCCTGTGATGGTAGGAGAGACAGGTACTTCCTATGATGTCTCAATGAGCCTTCCTGGAAGGTTATTTCATGATATCATGGAGGCGTGTACTTCCTGTGGTGTCGCCAGGTTACTTCCTTATGACGTCATCGGGGTGAAGCATGCACTTCCCGTACCAAGCCATGGCCAGTCGCTGATCCTCCTTCTCTACCCACACCCCTCTTTGGTGGGTCTTGGCCTGGGGGTCTTCCTAGGAGGAGAATTAGGGGTGGGAATTGGCTCTAATCTGGAGGACTCTAAGGAAGAAGACCCACTCTTCTCAGGGTCATCTCCATGCAAACGCACCACGTCTGAACTCAcctggcagggagggggtgggagatggaGCTGGTGAAAACTGTTAAAGACCCTCATTCCCACCCCTGCCTTTTGTGTGCATGCTTGTGTCTGCGTGGCTTTGTTTCCTGAAGTCTGGTGAGCCAAATGTATGGTGGCTCTGTCAGGCCACGGTGGCCCAGGTGTATTCAGTGAGCTCATGGTAGGGTCCCTTGAGCCGGAATGCTTCGTGTCGTCTAATGCATTAGATTGACTTGTGGTTTCCAGCAAGCTGGAGTACTTTGGTGGTATCTGATGGATCGGAATGTTTTGGTGCTCTCACGAGGCTCTGAGGATCTAGAATGTTCTAATGGAGTTTGCCAAGCCAGGCAGCCCTGAGGCTTGGTTTGAGAGTGCCTCCCTGGGCACTGCGGCTGTGATCAGCTCTGAGGCCTTGTTGGCAGGCTGAGATGTCGGGGCCTGACAACCCCATGGACTTAGGATAGCTGAGACCCACTTCTACCCCCATCCATCTCCCGCTCCCCCATGGAGACCACCTCCACTTCCTCCAACCCAAGGCAGGGCCTCCCAGTGCCCTGGTTCCATCATCAGCATCTCTGGGGGAGGGGCACCCCATGCCCACCCTCTCCCCCAATTGTCCCCCTCCTAGGTCTTCCAGACCCTTCTCTTCTCCATGGCTTTGGGGGAATCCAGCCTCCTCGTCTCTCTCCCAACAAAGGAGGGGAGAAAAGCCAGAAACAATTCCCACCCCTAAAGCCTGGGAGATCCCTGCCCCTTGCGAGAGAGCCACCCCAAAATCAAAATGTGAAAATCCCTAGAAAGCAATAGCCTTCAAGGTATCTTGCACTGAATTTCCCACCCCAGCCCTTCCACCTGATGGGAGGCTGTAGCTTGGGCACTAGGGTGACCTTTCCCCTGCCCTCTTCATCTCCAGGGTGGGGGGCAAGCCCCATTTCCCCATCCCTCACCTCCCATCGCTGCTGCCCTCACCCCTAATCTCCAGACTGAACCCAGATGGAGATTTGAGTGCCAAAACAATTCTTGATGTAACTTTGTACATATCTTCTGCAGTTGGGGGCTCTTGGGGGTCGGAGGTGGAGGTGGCCCTATGGGCCACCGCTCCCCTCCACCTCTCAAAATACCTTACAGTATTTCACAACATCTCCACCCACATGTGGGTATTGCAGTATCTAGCTGGACTGTCCCCACCTACAACTCCCTGAGCTGCCATAAAGAGGGGAAGGAGCCAGGGAGAGGTGAAGTAAGgtctgggagtggggaggtgggatTTGAAAGCACTCATTTGCATATCATTTGCATCCTCAGCTGCCCTCCGGCTTGTCAGATGCTTTCTTGTAGACCTGTTTCTGGGTCCCAATCAGCGGGGTCCAGTACTCCTCTCACACAGACACGTCTCTGGAGGCTGGGCCTCCTGAAAAGTGTTCCCTTGGGGTATCTGTGTGACAGCCCCCTCCCTATTCACAGTTTTCGGGGACCCCCTACCCCGCCAGCCAGGGCTATCTGAAAGGTAGTTTGCTAGCTCAGTGAGCTAGTTCACTCACTATGTTGGTGAGTGGAGAGCCACACACCTTTCCCCATTTTACCTTAGGAAGCTCACTCTATGGTCTTCCCCATCCCTTGAAAGTCCCTTCTGCAATCTGACCTCAATCTTTTGTGCTGCAGTTTGTCCAGAGGGGACGCAGATGTGGGGTCAGGGATGGGGATCATTGAAAAATCCATCACCTCTTTTTCCCCGCCTCTTCCCTGTTAGCCAATCAGATCTCAGAGACTCTGAGTGGCCTCCCTGCACCCTACTCTTCAGCAcccagtaggtgcttaataagtgttTGCTGCATTGAATTGTCTCCTTGTTCTTTCCCATTTGCCCTCCAACTCCCAACCCTCGCCCCCagcattttcctctctctctggctCCCTGTGACTTTCACTTCCTCTCCCTGTGGCTTCCGTTGTTATCTGTCCTGTCTCTATCTTCGTCTATGtctgtcttttccctttcctcaacTCTCAGTCCTCTCCCTTCTTCTATTGCccgattaattaaaaaaaaaaaaaagtgccaaacTTCCTTGGAACTGAGCCGCTCTGGGGGGAGGGAACCTCAGACAGAGGGGAGGAAATGGGACCATCTTCCTTTGAAGGGGCCCCTAAGAGGCATTGAAAACGTCTGTGGACACTTAGCTCAATTGCATCCCTCTTCCTCACCCCTCCCGCCCCCGAGTTTTTCTTAGAatctttgtaagaaaaaaaaaaagagaaaaaaactctcCTTCAGCTAACCCCTAATCTTTTGGATTCCCCCCAATTTCCACCAGCCGGGGAGAACCCCACTTGCCTCCTTCAGGCAAATCTGTAGAaattggggagggggagacaaGCTCAACCCCTCCTCTGCTGTCTTGAGGGACAGTGCCAACTGGATTCGAGAGAAGGACCTCAAAGCACTTATGAGAAGAAGGGGTTCAATGTGCCAAATTCACCTCCTTCATCCCCCGTCCCAGGGGGCTCTGAGCCAACCTGCCCCAGCCACCTTCTTCTGCCCTGTCCCAACCATCTCTACATGGGCAAGGAGGCTTCACTGCAATAATTATTAAGGGATCAGAAGGCAAAGATCGTGCCATCTTTATCTGCCCTAATGCCTGCCCTGGACTTGTAGGTGGGAAGTATGTGTATCCCAAATGGAGTTTGGTTAAGAGTCGACTTAATAGATGGTTGCGGACCTATACTTGGAAGAATACGGTACCACTCTTTGAGTGGTATACCTTCTCCCCTTCTTAACCCGCAAATCACTCAACATCCCGTTGTTCTGTTTCTCCTACCTATTCCTCCATCCCCCACcctctttattttgtttctgattgGTGGCCTACAGTTTGGAAAGTGAGAGGATTCCCCTGCGTTGAGTATTGCTCTGTCAAGACCAGGATTAGATGTTGTGATAGACTGAGAGGTGGAAAAAGTATTGAGTATAAGAGTGGCGATGAGGATGGCATTTGGGGCTTCCAGGCTGCTGATTGGGTGCACACCTATCACCACAGCCAGGCAGGCCTTCGCTGTTGGCCACGCACCTGCCCCCCTGCCGTCTGGAACCCCAAGGCCGGCTGTCGCGAAAGCCTGAACTGGATGTCACGATGGGGAGAACGGGATCGCGATGCCCACGTTGGGGCACTGCGGGCCAGGGGCGCTGGTTTTACGGCTCTCGTGGAGTCGCGACACCCAGCCCGGCTATCGCGATCCCTCTCCACTGCAGTCAGCCGCCTGGACGCCGTAGTGGAGGAGGTTTCTTTCCGTGGCTCCGCTGCAGGTGTGTGTATGGTCTCTGTGCCCTCCGCCCGTTGCGTGGGGGATTGCTGGGTGGCAGGGAGGGCGATGGGGGTGGTGAAAGCTGCTGCTTTTTAAACCCTTCTCAGCCAGTCCAGGACGCTCTTGTCTCCCAGAGATAATTGGGGGGGACCGCCtaatccccctcccctccccccttctcctctcctcccccacccccaaaaccaCCAACCTCTCATCTTCTAAGTGACTCCATCACCACCGGCCACCGGGACCTGCGGCTTCATTGCTCCAGCCCGCCCCACTCGACCGTCAGACTCGCTCATCGAACTCTTTCTGATTAACCCTTTCTGTGTTCATCCCACGGAAAACTGTGTGTCCggcgtgggggaggggggaggcgagGGGCAGTAGCTACCTTTCCTCCATCGCCTCCCACCGCCCATGCCTCCCCACCCGCACCCCATCccatgccccacccccatccctcgcCCCGAGGGTCCTCCCTGGCCTGGGGATAGAGACCCTTTATAAATATCTACGCTGTTTGGCTTTGTCCCTTTCAAAGGCAGGGTCAGGGGTGTGGCCTCCTCCGAGTGGAGAGCTCACTCTGGCCTCACTTTCTgtgcccccccccactccccaccccttcaTTGTAAATAGTCACTTTTGTACTGGTTTGAGCCAGGGGACGTGgggagtcatttttttttttctttgtgttggcATCTCAGGCCACTGGAGGCATGGCCCACATCCCAGCTTGATTTGGGAGAATCCCAAGATGTGTCCCCTCACCTGCCTCCGATGCTGAGGATTTCAGGATATCAGTATTACTCCTAAAGGGATGGGGTGCACAGATCCCTtggcagggaggtgggagaggtgtGAAAAGGTGTAGCCTGAAAGGATGGCTcagttttccccatctgtgaaatgggttcgTCCTCCAAGTTCCCTCAGGAGCCTCAGTGAGATAATGGTGGAGTCAGAGGAGTTAGAATCTCTTTCCGCTTTCTCTGCTTGGGACAGATAGGGTAGGAgaagaatgggggtgggggggtaggacTGTCTTTGGAGAGCTGATTGCTAAATCCTTATTATTAGAACCTCAAGCTAGCTTCTCCCAGGCTTGTTCTCTCTCTTGGAAAATGGAGGGAACCGGAGGACCTCTAAGGCTCCTTGGGTACCCCCAGTCCTTAGATTCAAAGCCTGAAGCCCAGGGCTGGCCCCCTGCCTGCTGCCTCGCTCCCACATTCCACTTCTTGGCCCCAGACCATCTGCCATGTGGCCATGCCTCCAGTGCCTCCATTCAACCCCCTCTAACTGATTCCTTCCATCCTCTGCGACCAGAGACGCCGCCCGCccacctcccccccaccacctccaGAAGCTCCTGGCTGGGGCCCactgccctctcctctcccctccccccattgcCATGCCTGGGCCatgcccaccccccacctcccccccccaGTGTCCGTCGTGTGACCTAGTGCACCATGTATTAGCTTCCATGgcccccccccggcccccaccacaccccttcccccaccccttctccctcGGCGACTTCACCTTTTTTTGCCGCGATAAACGCCATCTCAGCATCTGTGTCTAATGTTGTCTTTTTTGCTTGACATCACACACTCCTTCTTAAcccatccccttccctctccctcctccccccacctccaccctcatcCTGAATTCTTTCCCCCAGGGCTCTGGGCATctaggggaggagggtggggggacCCCTGAGGAtgggccccgggaggggggggagggggaggggcggatTGTTCTCTCTGGACTGGGTGAGCGCCCAGAGCAAGTGTGTCTGAGGAGCTAGGGATCCAGGTTGAGCTCCCGGGGCCTCAGTGTCCAATCAGGAGGATTGACAGACACCACCGCCGCCACACACGCACGCGACACCCCAACCCCTGGACGCACATCCCCACACAGCATTGCAAACGCACAACCCCAAGTAGAGTCACGAGAGCCCAGGGTTAAGGTTTTGGACTCAGGTGAGTGTAGATCCCAGTGCTGCTAGGTAACCGTGGGACTTTGagcctctgagcctccatttaacatttttttaaatgttatttctgtAGTTTATGCTAGGATTCGACATATCATtagctttaaaagaaattattgagcacctactacgagtaaggcactgtcctaggtgctggaGAGAAGGCAATTAGCAAAACAGACTCAAATGTCTGTGCCTTCAAGGAGCAGAGATTCTGCTGGAATCTGGAGGTTCTTCTTtagcacagaacctggcacatGGGACTAAAAACAATTCAGAGGTTGCAAACCATTGGCCAGCAGACAGGTCTGCTGCACACATCACCTCGTTTGGCCTGAAGAGCGTGTCATGTGAATCTGGTGCCAGCATTTAAACCTTGGGAGACTTCGCCTACTCATGTGCCCCTTTGGAGAAATCAGATGCGGCCTCTCCGAGTGGCGATTGTCACCTGGCCATAATGGGCTGGAGCAGAACAGTCACTCCATCTTCCAGGGAAGGCAGCCTCAGTCCCTCCCTGACCTGCACTGCTCGTTTGTGTCCCGTGCCTGGCCCTTGGATGCATTTGTGTTTGCAGCCCCTGTGGTAAATGTTTAATGTTAACATCCTTATATCTTGGAGGTGTCAGAAATGCAGCTGGGCAGGCGATCATGTGCCACGCAGGAGGAAGGATGAAGTTTGAGGCGGAGAGACAAAAAGAGACGGCTttggcctggggggtggggggcggggcggggagaggCTGGGGTTCCCGTGTGACCAGGGAACCAGACCagactctctgggtctcagtctccACATCTGGAAAACGCCCGACCAAGCTATACTTACCTTCTGGAATATTCCAGAAGGATTCCGAAAGCAAATCGCTCCATCAGTACCTGACACGGGGGAGATGCTCAGCACCTGGTGGCCACTGGAGCGTCCCCTCCGgccgaaaaataacaataaaaatgattctaaagCAGGACAGAAACCAAgagaggggatgggaggaaaaAGATTGAGGCTAGGACAAAGTAAGAGTCAGCAATGGGGATGAAGAGAAGGGAAGACATGGAGAGGAGTCCTCAACTGCTTGGGGtgtgttttttcattcattcactcattcattcattcattcattcaacagacatctggtgagcacctactatgttctcAGGCCTGGGGACATGGCAACGACCATGACAAGTCATCACTCTCAGGCATACAGCCTGAGCACCATACCCCCAActcttagcacatagtaggtgctcaaaagtCTCCCATCCCTTATGCCACAGGTACCTCTGGTCCTGGCCTGTGACCTTCTGGGGTTACCTGATATTCAGAAATATCACCAAGCCAGGCCCATTTTCAGGAAAAGTAAATGAATTTTCCACCAGGAACCTGGGAATTTTGAAGGGTTTGGGGGATCGGAGTCGAGGATGTGGAGTTAGGTCTCAATTCTGCTGTGTGACTTGGAGAAACTCTCATGACCTCTCCGGTCCAGGagatggaaaggaaaggagatgAAGTCAGGATGCAGGTGAGTAATGGGGCACTCCTAACGTCCCTAAGGCTTCAGATCTTCTCGTCTGGTaagggaaggggagaaaggaaggaaggggtggaGGGCCTCGATGagaagagagatggagaaagaagatggggGAGTTGCCTGGAGGAGAGAGATGGCCCTAGAgacagggctggggtgggaggatggagggaggaggggacctGAGTGGggatatggggggggggatcTCAGGGGTGGCTCTGAAAGGCCATGGCGAGGTCATTAAGAGTGAACAGAGAAGGCAGAGAGGGAAAACAAGCACAAACCGGAAACGGAAATGAGGCAGAAACAGGACAGAGATGGAGATAGGGTTGTCCGatttagcaaac
Above is a genomic segment from Kogia breviceps isolate mKogBre1 chromosome 18, mKogBre1 haplotype 1, whole genome shotgun sequence containing:
- the NOVA2 gene encoding RNA-binding protein Nova-2 — protein: MEPEAPDSRKRPLETPPEVVCTKRSNTGEEGEYFLKVLIPSYAAGSIIGKGGQTIVQLQKETGATIKLSKSKDFYPGTTERVCLVQGTAEALNAVHSFIAEKVREIPQAMTKPEVVNILQPQTTMNPDRAKQAKLIVPNSTAGLIIGKGGATVKAVMEQSGAWVQLSQKPEGINLQERVVTVSGEPEQVHKAVSAIVQKVQEDPQSSSCLNISYANVAGPVANSNPTGSPYASPADVLPAAAAASAAAASGLLGPAGLAGVGAFPAALPAFSGTDLLAISTALNTLASYGYNTNSLGLGLNSAAASGVLAAVAAGANPAAAAAANLLASYAGEAGAGPAGGAAPPPPPPPGALGSFALAAAANGYLGAGAGGGAGGGGGPLVAAAAAAGAAGGFLTAEKLAAESAKELVEIAVPENLVGAILGKGGKTLVEYQELTGARIQISKKGEFLPGTRNRRVTITGSPAATQAAQYLISQRVTYEQGVRASNPQKVG